The stretch of DNA GTCTTCTGTCCAAATTAAATCTGAAGGAAGAAAATTTGGAGATTTTAACGGGGATGGGAAAATGGACATTTTAGCACCTGTAGGAGTTGGCTCTTCAGATTGGAAAATGTATATTTCAACAGGAAAGGGTTTCAAAGAGTTTTATTATTCTAATTTATATTTATATCAGCCTAGAACACAAGGAGCACTAACAAAAAGAAGAGTCACATTAAGGACATATTCTACATCTGATTTTAATAAAGACGGAAAAAGTGACTTAATGATCTTTGAATCACAAGTTTGGTTTAGAGAATGGGCTATCAACAATCCAGATTCAAGTTATGGTTTTAATTATTTAAGAAATGAAGGCGTTGATACAGCTGGAAAGCCTATTTTTTTAAATGTTTATAATATTGCACCAAAAGAGGCCACTGCATGGGGGGATCAAAATTCTGAAGACATCAATTATTCTAACTATGGAGAACATTATATTCCTTTATTCGGATCATTTCGTATAGCCCAACTCAATACAGAATTTGTTATTATTCATAAAACCAAACTCATCACTTGGGATCTTGGAAGTAAGATAGATAAAATTTCAAGGATAAATTCTATCACTCAAGGAGGCATAAAAACAGATATAGAATATTCCCCTTTAGTCAACGAAGGAAATATCTACAGATCTTACCTGGATGCAAACCCTCTAATGTACCCTTATGTCAATGTAAGGGAAAATTTGAATTATTATGTTGTTTCTAAATTGATTCAGGATCAAAGAAAGCAGGAGTTCAGATATAGGGATTTAGTGGCTCACCTTCATGGAAAAGGAACTATTGGATTCAGGCAAACAGCCAGATCTACCTTCTTTGCCAATGGTCTTGAAAATACGAAGATATGGACAGGATCGGAAATAAATCCTTTAAATGAAGGGCTTCCCTATAAAGACTGGTCGATCAGAACAAATGATGAAAATAAAGTATTTCCTGCAGATATTTCTTTAAATAATACGCAGTTATTATCATTTAAACAAAATGAATATAAAATTGATCGACTTTTAAATGGAAGTATTGTTTCTTCTACAGTAGCCAATACAAATAAATCAAAAATAGTCACCTCAATTAGCCCTGACACGACTACTTCTAAAGATTTTTTAAAAAACATAACAACTGTTCATAAAGTTGAGGCTTATGATAATCTGTATTTACCTAAAAAGTCTGTTACCAAAATTAATGATGGATTTGCAGTTTTAACCTCTGAATTAGAATACTATCCCCCTAATCTTACTCCAGGAACTAACTATAGTATTGGTAAGCCTAAGATCAAAACAGAAGTAATACAAGCATATGGCGATACTAAGTCATCTAAACAAGAGTATATCTATGAAAACAACCTGGTAAAAACTCAGATTACCTGGAACAGAAACAATTCCGGATCTATAACGGAAACTTATAATTATGATGGTTTTGGAAATATCACCAAAAAAGTAACCCGTAATAGTGTAGATGCTCAAACCCAAACTTCCGATGCTTTATATGACTCTAAAGGACGTTTTGTCGTAAAGAAAAAAAATAATCTGGGTCTTGAAACCAATATCATTTATAATGACTGGGGACAAATTGAAAAACAAACCGATCCGTTAGGTAATACATTAGATAATAAATATGATGAATGGGGTAAACTCTTAACCTCCAAAACCAACCTCAGCGGAACGACTTCTTACCAGTACGAAAGGGATAGTAATGCCAACCTTATTATAACTCAAAATGATCCGGATGGGAATATTTCTAAAAAATATACCAATAAACTTGGACAGGAATATAAAACCTCTACCAAAGCATTCGGACAGGGTCAATATATTTCTAAGCAAACCCAGTATGATGTACTCGGTAGAAAGATCAAAGAAAGTGAACCTTATTTTGAGGGACAAACTGCCAATCAATGGAATAGTATTGAGTATACGGATACCGTATTTCCTACTAAAATAACAGTCTCCTCATTCAACGGTCACAAAGCCGAAACTACAGTTTCAGGCCTGACAACCACTGTAAAAGAACTGAATGGTTATGCAAGAACTACTTCCAAGAGAACTGATGCTCTGGACAATGTAATTGCATCCACAGATAAAGGGGGAACGATTAACTTTTCCTATAATGCAGCGGGTGAACAAATCAAAGCCCAGTATGCTGAGAATAGTGTAACTACAAAATATGATGTATGGGGGAGAAAGTCAGAATTTAATGATCCGTCGAATGGAATCTATAAATACGAGTACGATGGTTTTGGGCAACCTAAAAAGATCATTAGCCCTAAAGGAACCAAAGAATATATTTATAATACTAAGGGACAACTTATCTCTCAAAGGGAACTATCCACTACGGATGCTGGAGAAGCCACCAACAAAACTATTTCTTTTTCTTATGATGATAAAGGAAGAGTCATTTCAAAATCAGGAACCTCAAAAGGACAAGCCTACAGTTCAAGTATCACTTATGATCCACAAGGAAGAGTTTTATCTTCATCTGAAAGCAGTAACGGAAAGTACTTTATCCAAAAAGGAATTACTTATGATGATAAAGCCAGGGTAACTACATACGAAAAGCAGTTGTATTCTTCAGGAACTTTAACTAAAGTACAGATAGAAAACCTGTACAGCAATTGGAGTGGAGAACTGTTCCAGGTGAAGGATAAAAATACAGGGAGAGTATTATGGCAGCTTCAGGAAACCAACGCTAAAGGACAGGTACTGAAAGCAAGATTGGGTACAGCCAATATTACCAATACCTATGCTCCTGATGGTTTCTTAACAAGTGTGAACCACTCTTCTACTGCCAAGCCAAGTATATTGCAGTTATCCTACTCTTTTGATGCCATTAAAAATGAGCTGAAAAGCAGAACTACCGGTGGTGATTTTAACATCATTGAGTCTTTTGATTATGATGATAACAACCGTCTGGTGAACTGGACCAATCCGGTTACAGGGGTCAAACCTAATGCTAACAGGAATGTATATGATGTGAAGGGAAGAATCCTGGAAAATGACCAGGTAGGAAGCATCAAGTTCCAAAACAACCAGAAAATCTACCAACCGACCAGTATGGTTCTTAATGCAACCGGAACACAGAATTACAATAATGACCTGATTCAAAGTATTGTCTACAATGAAAACAATGATCCAATATTCATTGATGGTGAAAAAGGAGATGTAGCGTTCCAGTACGGACTGACCAGTATGAGACAAAGGGTTTCTTATGGAGGAAATTTTGCAACTGATGGAGAAGGAAAGTTCACGAAGTTTTATAGTGAGGACGGAAGCTTTGAAGTAATTAAAGATAATATTACAGGAAGAGAGAAACACATCTTGTACATTGGTGGTAATCCATATGACAGCAATATTGTATATTTGAAAGACTATACCCAGAGTAGCGGTTCTTTTAGGTTTTTACATAAGGATTATATTGGAAGTGTATTAGCGATTAGTGATGAAGCAGGAAATAAACTGGAGCAAAGGCATTTTGATGCATGGGGGAATTTTACGCATTTAAAGATTGGAAATGCAGCTACTCTCACAGGAAATGCGCTCAACCAGCAACTTTCAGCCAATAATTTACTGATCGATAGGGGTTACACCAGTCATGAACATTTTGCTGAAGTAGGAATTATCCATATGAATGGCAGGTTGTATGATCCATTACTCAGAAGGTTCTTAAATGCTGATGAGAATATCCAGGATCCCACCAATACCCAGAATTATAATAAGTATGGATATGTAATGAATAATCCACTGATGTATAATGATCCGAGTGGGGAGCTGATCTGGTTTGTACCTTTAATTGCAGCTGCGGTTTCTGAGTTTTTTACAATGTATTATACTCAGACCCCTTTTGATCCGCTACGCTTAGCAGGAAATGCTGTAATTTCATACATAAGTGCAGGAATAACTGGAGTCATAGGGGGGGGTGTTTAAAATATCTCCGGGAGCAACAACCCTTGTTAAACTGGGAACCCTTGCAGCAAAAGCTGGGGCACACTCTTTCACCCAAGGTGTTGTTTCCACAGTACTGGGAGGAAATTTCTGGTCTGGAGTATTAAGTGCTGCATTTACTAGCGTATCTAATGATTTATTAGGGCTAGCCGGGGAAGGAAGTATATTAGCAAGCAATGGATTTGCATTATTTAGCGGAGCTGTGACTGGGGGTGTTGGTTCGGTACTCGGAGGAGGAAACTTCTGGATGGGGGCTGGACAAGGGCTAATTGTAACTGCTTTCAATTTCCTTGCTCATAAAGAAACTACTGTTGTTGAGGAAAATAATACCGATGGAGATTGTTCTACTTGTCCAAAAAATGCAAAAAATGGACAGTTCTATACAGAGGATTATACGATATTCGACAAAGAATTCTGGACTTGGGATAACATTAGTAATGGACGCAGATCTTATTCCTATTGGAATGATGAATGGAAGGAAATTAAACCTTTCGCAGGTACAGTTCCAATTGGTCCTGCAGGTTCATTTAATATATTAAAATTAAAGTCTTTGAAATCTGCATTATCATTATTCAAAGGAGGAAAATTAACTAATGCTGGACGCGCAGTAACAAAACATCCTGAATATTTTGGATTTGAATCTACAGAAGCTTTAATGAAAGTATTTAGAAGTCCAAGTGCTATAAATAATTTAGGAGCAACTACGGTAAAAAATATTTTACGTAATGGTGTTAGAACTACTGGGTCAGGAGGAAGGTATCCTCAAGGTTGGGTTACTTATACTTTACCAAATGGAAATGCCGCAAGTTGGACTGTAGACGGTATATTTATTGGATTTAGGGGATTAAAATAAATTAAATATGAAAAAGAATATTAGAATAGAAGAAGTCGGAGATATTAATTCAGACTATCCTTATTTAGAAGTCTTTTTAGAAGGAGATACATCACCTTTTTTAGAAATAGCAATTAATAATAAAGAATTATTATTTAAAATTTACACTCTTAAACAAAATATTCTATTAAGTTATGAAGAATGGGAATATATTCAAAAAGTCGCTAATGATTTTTTGCCACGAGCTTTAAAGGATGAGGATGATTACCTTAAGTGGTAATATCTCATTTATGATGATTTCAGATCTTAAAGCTATACCCGGTATTCCCCAGCTACCGCACGAATCTTTTCGTGTGGTGAGAAAATAATAAGCAAAACGGTTGCATACTGCAGCCGTTTTGTTATTTAAAAGACTTCCAATAGAACTACAGATTCGTGCAATAGATGTTCTTTATAGACAGCTAAATTCCTCTCAAAAGAATATTTTTAATATTCTGTTTAAATATATTAACCCAGCTACCGCACGAATCCTTTCGTGTGGTGAGAATAATAAGCAAAACAATTGTAGTCTGCTACAGTTTTTTAAGACCCCAAGCTGGTGCGAGCATCTTGCTCGTACCGTTCTTGAGAATGCACCCCATTTCTCAAGGAACTTTACCTACTCTCCAAAGTTTATAATGAAAACAATGATCCAATCCAATATTCATTGATGGTGAAAAAGGAGATGTAGCGTTTCAGTATGGATTGACCAGCATGAGACAAAGGGTTTCTTATGGAGGAAATTTTGCTGCTAGTGGGGAAGGAAAGTTCACGAAGTTTTATAGTGAAGATGGAAGCTTTGAAGTAATTAAGGATAATACCACAGGGAGAGAAAAACATATCTTGTATATTGGTGGTAATCCATATGACAGCAATATTGTATATTTGAAAGACTATACCCAGAGCAGTGGTTCTTTTAGGTTTTTACATAAAGATTATATAGGAAGTATCTTAGCCATTAGTGATGAAGCAGGAAATAAACTGGAGCAAAGGCATTTTGATGCATGGGGGAATTTTACGCATTTAAAGATTGGAAATGCGGCTACCCTCACCGGAAATGCTCTCAACCAGCAACTCTTAACTATGAGCCTAGTAATAGATAGGGGCTACACCAGTCATGAACATTTTGCAGAAGTCGGGATTATTCATATGAATGGAAGGTTATATGATCCACTTTTAAGAAGATTCTTAAACGCAGATGAGAATATCCAGGATCCTTCCAATACCCAGAATTATAATAAGTATGGGTATGTATTGAATAATCCACTCATGTATAATGATCCGAGTGGGGAGTTTGCTTTTTCAGTTTTTGTAGCATTATTATCTAAAGCCGTATTCTCTGCTACAATAATAAAAGCCTTTACCTATACAACAACTTCTTTGATTAATAAGAATTTTAGTGTCAACGGCTTTTTCAGGTCTGTTTCATATTCTGCAGCATGGTCGATACCAAGCTTTATTCTTACTTTTGGAATAGGAGAACTTTTACAGATTTCCAGCATTGTAAGTGCTTTGGGGCCTGACGGAGTGAGCATAGCCAGAGCAGGACTACATGCAGTAAGCATGGGAACGTTATCTACTTTTAATGGGGGCAATTTTTTCAATAACGCATTAAGTTCTGTTTTTGCCAGCCTTACAGGAGATCTTTTAAAAGGAACAGGAGGTTTCTTAGGAAGTGATTTAGGGCAGATGTTAAGCGGCATAACAACAGGAGGTGTAGGAAGTGTATTAGGGGGTGGCAATTTTTGGGAAGGGGCAATGAATGGATTTTTTATTATAGCTTTTAATCACTTGGCTCACTCAGAAGACATGCAACCTGATAATGGCTACGATAAAAATGGCAAGAAAATAAATGATAATGGAGGAGATACGACGGATTATCTATATGATGATCAAGGTAAAGTAATAGGATCAACAAGTGTAAAAATAAGTAACTTCCAGGGTGGAGAAGTAAGCTCCAATATGGAAGGTTACGGATACAGGATGAGAACTAGTGGAACCGGGGGAGCTTTATATGATCCGAGTTTTGACATGTTTACCGAATATTATCTTCCAGGCAAAATTGTTGGTAGAATTTGGTCAGGAGCAAAATTCATTTTTAGCACAAAGGTAGGAGGACAGTTTAGTCTGGGATGGCTTGACAAGCCTACTAAATTTATGATTAGATTTGAAAAACATAGCTTACCCAAAATAGGAGGAGGAAGAGGATATCCTATACATTTTAATATTGAAAAGATGGGTAAATTCAATAAACACATTTTTCCAAATCCTAAAGATTGGGGAAAATATAAAGTTCGTTAATTATGAAAGTTATACTATTACATATAATCGAATATCTTAATAAGAGAAATTACATATTTGATAAAACATCAATTGTTAACAATTCAAATATATACATAGAAAAGGAAATAGATGGAAAATTACTTTCTATAGATTTAAGGAAAGATTTGATAAAAATAC from Chryseobacterium piperi encodes:
- a CDS encoding RHS repeat domain-containing protein, which gives rise to MRQRVSYGGNFAASGEGKFTKFYSEDGSFEVIKDNTTGREKHILYIGGNPYDSNIVYLKDYTQSSGSFRFLHKDYIGSILAISDEAGNKLEQRHFDAWGNFTHLKIGNAATLTGNALNQQLLTMSLVIDRGYTSHEHFAEVGIIHMNGRLYDPLLRRFLNADENIQDPSNTQNYNKYGYVLNNPLMYNDPSGEFAFSVFVALLSKAVFSATIIKAFTYTTTSLINKNFSVNGFFRSVSYSAAWSIPSFILTFGIGELLQISSIVSALGPDGVSIARAGLHAVSMGTLSTFNGGNFFNNALSSVFASLTGDLLKGTGGFLGSDLGQMLSGITTGGVGSVLGGGNFWEGAMNGFFIIAFNHLAHSEDMQPDNGYDKNGKKINDNGGDTTDYLYDDQGKVIGSTSVKISNFQGGEVSSNMEGYGYRMRTSGTGGALYDPSFDMFTEYYLPGKIVGRIWSGAKFIFSTKVGGQFSLGWLDKPTKFMIRFEKHSLPKIGGGRGYPIHFNIEKMGKFNKHIFPNPKDWGKYKVR
- a CDS encoding FG-GAP-like repeat-containing protein, with protein sequence MKFLYSFIISLSSVLSFSQTILYQQESTSRTVQDPQAVVLAQGFKATASTSNPFIAKIGTATENQGGGPTNSNAGATNPSGTTAPDGQSFHDTQGNIEVSEAGQLQFTLPIALPPGIKSVAPQINLVYASGTGNGIAGYGWNLSGITAISRIGKTIEKNGETKGVQLDYSDYYSFNGQRLILKSGEYGKDGAEYVTEKYSNVKIKSVGIGLFSGPAQFEVTFEDGSQAWYGATDAGLNNAKTPIEYNIVKWKDVQGNYITYNYLQSGLSNVAVISSIQWGGNETLNKANFNEILFTYISRDLVEQSYVAGAGFIQNSLLKEIKVSSSGNLFKKYVIEYANNDIKYKFVERITEYNANNEAANPIVFKNESSPVGTNIINSNSRYDDIYGDNIITGDFNGDGKLDFLKGNTLMLGRLDGNSNFINVSYEGSFLSVINTPKNNVLLDRQSFATSVYDYQNKKIIINYYALNSSNILEKYNSFVLDNIPQSIFAEAPCYPAYNQNMCNSGFSVGVSAKEGDFNGDGVSELLLLVYGSTSCDCEDYYGSNQTRTNTSSGEAYFYVDTKTNFNKKSTYDPILYTVGDFDGDGKSDLINLSGGSNIYSFNETSKDFELKVQSSVQIKSEGRKFGDFNGDGKMDILAPVGVGSSDWKMYISTGKGFKEFYYSNLYLYQPRTQGALTKRRVTLRTYSTSDFNKDGKSDLMIFESQVWFREWAINNPDSSYGFNYLRNEGVDTAGKPIFLNVYNIAPKEATAWGDQNSEDINYSNYGEHYIPLFGSFRIAQLNTEFVIIHKTKLITWDLGSKIDKISRINSITQGGIKTDIEYSPLVNEGNIYRSYLDANPLMYPYVNVRENLNYYVVSKLIQDQRKQEFRYRDLVAHLHGKGTIGFRQTARSTFFANGLENTKIWTGSEINPLNEGLPYKDWSIRTNDENKVFPADISLNNTQLLSFKQNEYKIDRLLNGSIVSSTVANTNKSKIVTSISPDTTTSKDFLKNITTVHKVEAYDNLYLPKKSVTKINDGFAVLTSELEYYPPNLTPGTNYSIGKPKIKTEVIQAYGDTKSSKQEYIYENNLVKTQITWNRNNSGSITETYNYDGFGNITKKVTRNSVDAQTQTSDALYDSKGRFVVKKKNNLGLETNIIYNDWGQIEKQTDPLGNTLDNKYDEWGKLLTSKTNLSGTTSYQYERDSNANLIITQNDPDGNISKKYTNKLGQEYKTSTKAFGQGQYISKQTQYDVLGRKIKESEPYFEGQTANQWNSIEYTDTVFPTKITVSSFNGHKAETTVSGLTTTVKELNGYARTTSKRTDALDNVIASTDKGGTINFSYNAAGEQIKAQYAENSVTTKYDVWGRKSEFNDPSNGIYKYEYDGFGQPKKIISPKGTKEYIYNTKGQLISQRELSTTDAGEATNKTISFSYDDKGRVISKSGTSKGQAYSSSITYDPQGRVLSSSESSNGKYFIQKGITYDDKARVTTYEKQLYSSGTLTKVQIENLYSNWSGELFQVKDKNTGRVLWQLQETNAKGQVLKARLGTANITNTYAPDGFLTSVNHSSTAKPSILQLSYSFDAIKNELKSRTTGGDFNIIESFDYDDNNRLVNWTNPVTGVKPNANRNVYDVKGRILENDQVGSIKFQNNQKIYQPTSMVLNATGTQNYNNDLIQSIVYNENNDPIFIDGEKGDVAFQYGLTSMRQRVSYGGNFATDGEGKFTKFYSEDGSFEVIKDNITGREKHILYIGGNPYDSNIVYLKDYTQSSGSFRFLHKDYIGSVLAISDEAGNKLEQRHFDAWGNFTHLKIGNAATLTGNALNQQLSANNLLIDRGYTSHEHFAEVGIIHMNGRLYDPLLRRFLNADENIQDPTNTQNYNKYGYVMNNPLMYNDPSGELIWFVPLIAAAVSEFFTMYYTQTPFDPLRLAGNAVISYISAGITGVIGGGV